One window of the Eucalyptus grandis isolate ANBG69807.140 chromosome 8, ASM1654582v1, whole genome shotgun sequence genome contains the following:
- the LOC104414492 gene encoding F-box/kelch-repeat protein At1g57790 → MASTSMARNWAELPEELLQLCSQRLCPKNLLAFRAVCRSWQSAAVKERSDVPWLMLTNKRGMPWCEFFCLSCEQVHKKLFPEVMANGYISSRGWVLMTSRHGEFQVLKNPMSCYSHIIKLPNWNKFPNIEDLPFFYVGFIRKFILSDSPTTSPDYKVMVIYDIGQLGLWKPGEEEWTAVNAPLDEFFDVIYYKGSFVAVDYEQRILRCDVDGPTPFEAQVVFQMPQRLQEFEHEYPSGSLWDLDQVYLVQSTTGSLLFVSQWEQLRSTITFRFRVLEIDLDTQTCTEVENLENTSLFLGHNSSFSLEVDEDHLIKPNCIYFTYFRLSLSQSSDTGMGIYHLKDGTVELHFKGKSSPSLWIEPCF, encoded by the exons ATGGCATCTACCAG TATGGCGAGAAACTGGGCAGAGCTCCCAGAAGAGTTGTTACAACTATGCTCCCAGCGCCTTTGTCCGAAGAACTTATTGGCGTTCCGAGCAGTGTGCCGCTCGTGGCAATCTGCTGCTGTCAAAGAGAGGAGTGACGTCCCGTGGTTGATGCTCACGAACAAAAGGGGGATGCCGTGGTGTGAGTTTTTCTGCCTCTCGTGTGAGCAGGTTCACAAAAAGCTCTTTCCAGAAGTGATGGCGAATGGATATATCTCTTCGCGAGGTTGGGTGTTGATGACCAGCAGACACGGGGAATTCCAAGTGCTAAAGAATCCCATGTCGTGTTACAGTCATATTATTAAGCTTCCCAATTGGAATAAGTTCCCCAACATCGAAGATTTGCCTTTCTTTTATGTTGGATTCATCCGTAAGTTCATCCTATCCGATAGCCCTACTACATCACCAGATTACAAGGTCATGGTCATCTATGACATTGGACAGTTAGGGCTTTGGAAACCCGGTGAAGAGGAGTGGACAGCGGTGAACGCCCCCCTGGATGAATTTTTCGATGTCATATATTATAAGGGGTCCTTTGTTGCTGTCGATTATGAGCAAAGGATATTGAGGTGCGATGTGGATGGACCAACTCCATTTGAGGCTCAAGTAGTTTTCCAGATGCCACAAAGACTCCAAGAATTTGAGCATGAGTATCCCTCAGGATCCCTTTGGGATTTGGATCAAGTGTATCTAGTGCAATCAACGACAGGATCTCTGTTGTTTGTGTCACAATGGGAGCAACTAAGATCTACCATAACCTTTCGATTCCGTGTTCTCGAGATTGACCTGGATACTCAAACGTGCACAGAAGTTGAGAACTTGGAGAACACCTCCCTCTTCTTGGGCCAcaattcttctttctctttggaGGTCGATGAAGATCATCTCATCAAGCCgaattgtatttattttacttactTTCGTCTCTCATTGTCCCAGTCTAGTGACACAGGCATGGGAATATACCACCTCAAAGATGGTACAGTCGAGCTGCATTTCAAGGGGAAGTCTTCTCCTTCACTTTGGATCGAACCATGCTTTTAA